In Brevibacillus brevis NBRC 100599, a single genomic region encodes these proteins:
- a CDS encoding aminopeptidase — translation MTLIESSKAILINCLALQANETFLVVADERKRDIGEAIWEAGKQLGAEAMLMVMKEREKSGQEPPAAVAAAMKSADVVVCVTQHSLTHTKARKEAAANGTRLATMPAITEDMFLAGAISADYTQVKALTERVTEMLTRASTVRIEKAGKSLTFSIAARNGVPSTGMYVNPGESGNLPSGEAYIAPLEGTAEGQILVDGSIAGIGKIDSPLLLTVQNGRISEAEGTSAERLLQMLGDQDGRMLGEFGIGTNDKARITGVVLEDEKVYGTIHVAFGSNNTFGGTIVAGVHIDLVVKEPDVYLDDKCIMKNGKLLAT, via the coding sequence ATGACGTTGATAGAATCCAGCAAAGCCATTTTGATAAATTGCTTGGCATTACAAGCGAATGAGACCTTTTTAGTGGTGGCTGACGAACGGAAGCGGGACATCGGTGAGGCGATCTGGGAAGCCGGTAAACAGCTCGGGGCAGAAGCGATGCTGATGGTCATGAAGGAGCGGGAAAAGTCCGGTCAAGAGCCTCCTGCGGCTGTTGCAGCGGCGATGAAGAGCGCAGATGTGGTGGTATGTGTGACCCAGCACTCTTTGACGCATACAAAAGCACGAAAAGAAGCAGCAGCAAATGGTACGAGACTGGCTACCATGCCAGCTATTACGGAAGACATGTTTCTTGCGGGAGCGATTTCCGCTGACTATACACAAGTAAAGGCACTCACCGAGCGCGTGACCGAGATGCTGACGCGGGCAAGTACCGTGCGAATTGAAAAAGCGGGTAAGTCACTGACGTTTTCCATCGCAGCTCGCAATGGGGTGCCGAGTACAGGCATGTACGTCAATCCTGGAGAATCGGGCAACTTGCCTTCTGGGGAAGCGTATATCGCTCCACTGGAAGGGACAGCAGAGGGACAAATCCTCGTCGATGGCTCTATCGCGGGTATCGGTAAAATCGATTCGCCCCTGCTGCTGACGGTTCAAAATGGTCGGATCTCAGAGGCAGAAGGAACATCGGCTGAACGCCTCCTGCAAATGCTTGGAGACCAAGACGGGCGGATGCTGGGTGAATTCGGAATCGGAACAAATGATAAGGCGCGTATTACGGGAGTTGTGCTGGAGGACGAGAAGGTGTACGGAACGATTCACGTAGCCTTTGGTAGCAACAACACGTTTGGCGGGACGATTGTCGCGGGGGTACATATCGATCTGGTTGTCAAAGAGCCGGATGTGTATTTGGACGACAAATGTATCATGAAAAACGGAAAACTATTGGCAACATAG
- a CDS encoding DUF4179 domain-containing protein translates to MTNEERQIQETLRKVAGAVDTPSFQMPSQNNVVQVRRRSVFRSKKWASIGIASAVVLGLLGTMQVSPTFAAYVKSIFAQEGFDEGVQQAARQGFSETSNLSVTDQGITLEVKEIIADPAQVIVALMIKQSDDKPLLPTYLTATNAESNAVELLDAKGAVISDEWGTTFEDNAGFIRFILGKKEQEPLPKTLSIHFDEIGDRKGNWKLQVPITMAKTTAATTVLPVNQTQVTKHGLKMTLHQIVNTPTATRIELETQWTEASKKQLEQEAKQLTGKTTNPDYAPFLPYQQYRLGYYYEGADGSKGKERIIYNSYSIDRYGHFRWINDDDPLPKGKAATLVINSLHKAIPYDMSVTFHPDELNKKPVIQQVGEDIFTLKSIKLAKDDDSGKQQMEMEIDVLSKDITRIYLPWWVLQDGQGTTYRAKKGHQSKGPVDQSGRERASYKIRLEDSGHWEGGEITKLPEKITLRLDAVQKKYPLEWRIPVTHP, encoded by the coding sequence ATGACTAACGAGGAGCGGCAAATCCAAGAGACGCTTAGGAAAGTAGCGGGAGCTGTTGATACGCCGAGTTTTCAAATGCCAAGCCAGAATAACGTAGTGCAAGTGAGAAGACGCTCAGTTTTCCGAAGCAAAAAATGGGCTTCCATCGGCATCGCTTCCGCTGTCGTACTCGGGCTGCTCGGAACCATGCAAGTGTCCCCAACGTTTGCGGCCTATGTCAAATCGATCTTTGCTCAAGAAGGGTTCGATGAAGGAGTACAACAGGCAGCGAGACAAGGCTTCTCCGAAACATCGAATCTTTCTGTTACCGATCAGGGGATCACCTTGGAGGTAAAGGAAATCATTGCTGATCCGGCGCAGGTAATAGTAGCTTTAATGATAAAACAGTCGGATGACAAGCCGTTGCTCCCTACATATCTGACAGCGACAAACGCAGAATCCAATGCAGTTGAATTGCTGGATGCGAAAGGGGCGGTCATTTCTGACGAGTGGGGAACGACCTTTGAAGATAATGCCGGATTTATCCGGTTTATCCTCGGGAAAAAAGAACAGGAGCCCCTTCCGAAAACGTTGTCGATCCATTTTGATGAAATCGGTGATAGAAAAGGAAACTGGAAGCTGCAAGTTCCGATCACGATGGCAAAAACAACGGCTGCAACGACTGTGCTGCCTGTTAATCAAACGCAAGTGACGAAGCATGGATTGAAGATGACCCTGCACCAGATCGTCAACACGCCAACGGCAACCCGAATTGAGCTGGAGACACAATGGACAGAGGCGTCCAAAAAACAACTGGAACAAGAAGCAAAACAGCTAACCGGAAAGACGACGAACCCCGATTATGCTCCATTTCTTCCGTATCAGCAATATAGGCTGGGATATTACTACGAGGGAGCAGATGGCAGCAAGGGAAAGGAAAGAATCATATATAATTCGTATTCCATTGATCGCTATGGGCATTTCCGTTGGATCAATGACGATGATCCGTTGCCAAAAGGCAAAGCAGCGACACTTGTCATAAATAGCCTCCATAAGGCGATCCCGTACGATATGAGTGTCACCTTCCATCCGGATGAATTGAACAAGAAGCCAGTGATCCAACAAGTGGGAGAAGATATCTTTACGTTGAAAAGCATCAAGCTGGCAAAAGATGATGATTCGGGAAAACAGCAAATGGAAATGGAGATCGATGTACTTTCCAAAGACATTACGAGAATTTATTTGCCTTGGTGGGTACTTCAAGATGGTCAGGGGACAACCTACCGGGCTAAAAAGGGTCATCAATCCAAGGGACCCGTAGATCAGTCAGGACGCGAGCGAGCATCGTACAAAATTCGGCTGGAGGACAGCGGTCATTGGGAAGGAGGGGAAATAACCAAGCTCCCGGAGAAGATAACGCTACGGCTGGATGCTGTTCAGAAAAAATATCCGCTAGAGTGGCGAATTCCAGTTACCCATCCATAA
- a CDS encoding aspartyl-phosphate phosphatase Spo0E family protein yields the protein MSLIAAIAFKKGVPPLRQVKGTPAGGAVTAPISKCITLPLDREGVTYHDIDHLKNIVEQLRRQLVQLYLEKNDFLDDEVVELSQQLDQYILVVQSKMMKKE from the coding sequence GTGAGTCTTATAGCAGCAATTGCATTTAAAAAGGGCGTTCCACCCCTTCGACAGGTTAAAGGAACGCCCGCAGGAGGAGCAGTTACAGCTCCTATAAGTAAATGTATCACGCTACCTCTAGATCGGGAAGGAGTAACCTATCACGATATTGATCATTTGAAAAATATTGTGGAACAATTGCGCAGACAACTGGTGCAATTGTATTTAGAGAAGAATGATTTCTTGGATGATGAAGTCGTGGAATTAAGCCAGCAGTTGGATCAGTACATTCTGGTTGTTCAGTCAAAAATGATGAAAAAAGAATGA
- a CDS encoding helix-turn-helix domain-containing protein, translated as MSPTEAWTFSGESTHAVLIVTKGSGRMLSESDQAALLDGSALVLSRESARQISADTDDPLRFLVFYFDALQQQDQVSNDYSPSLSWHLDHSSCVFHQVDNSTELALTLYAHRQANDPLEAFQNQIRFQQLLHLIWSHAERQATVETSSVVDQTISYMHTNYAEPITLDDLANRAGLTPRYYTEVFKKKVGKSPIEYLTSCRMEHAKTLLRESNKRLREVARLVGYADEFYFSRRFKQQVGVSPTVFVRMNQKQMAPVTFHYAEYLLALGIRPIGAPEEQVTYLREQLRMKEADEIVSLPENTPDLIKSLQPTFILTESTGDSAAFSKVAPTLALPWLDHDVFGHLNILADVLGLKDQAHLWLKQHEQKVLKAKRCIDAHIQKKETFLILNVRPQSLLAYGARNIGHVLYKSLKLTPPKMIQEELTRNPNFWATPINEDQLSQYAADWLFVHIFDDDLSRAHFLELMKQDVWQRIPAVQKGQVVILNPIWFSYDPLSLDIQLEEAVQILTHANTAKLSKEKRNILHG; from the coding sequence TTGTCACCGACAGAAGCATGGACGTTTTCCGGCGAATCAACCCATGCTGTGCTCATCGTGACAAAAGGATCGGGTCGGATGCTGAGCGAGTCGGATCAAGCCGCTCTACTTGATGGAAGTGCGCTGGTTCTTTCGCGAGAATCTGCGAGACAAATAAGCGCTGATACGGATGATCCACTCCGTTTCCTCGTATTTTATTTTGACGCTCTGCAACAGCAAGATCAGGTCAGCAACGACTACAGCCCGAGTCTTTCCTGGCATCTCGACCACAGCTCGTGTGTATTTCACCAGGTAGATAACAGTACGGAGCTTGCCCTCACGCTGTATGCCCATCGACAAGCCAATGATCCGTTGGAAGCTTTTCAAAATCAAATTCGCTTTCAACAATTGCTGCACCTGATTTGGAGCCATGCAGAACGGCAGGCTACCGTAGAAACGTCAAGCGTTGTCGATCAGACGATTTCTTATATGCATACGAATTATGCGGAGCCAATCACCTTAGATGATTTGGCAAATCGAGCTGGCCTTACCCCGCGGTATTACACCGAGGTCTTCAAGAAAAAGGTTGGAAAAAGCCCAATCGAATATTTGACGAGCTGTCGGATGGAGCATGCAAAGACACTTCTGCGAGAATCGAATAAGCGATTGCGCGAGGTAGCACGTCTGGTCGGGTATGCCGATGAGTTTTACTTCAGCAGACGCTTTAAGCAGCAGGTCGGCGTGTCCCCGACTGTCTTTGTCCGCATGAATCAGAAGCAAATGGCACCCGTCACCTTCCACTATGCCGAATATTTATTGGCACTTGGAATCAGACCGATTGGGGCTCCGGAAGAGCAGGTCACTTATTTACGCGAGCAATTACGGATGAAAGAGGCAGATGAGATTGTCAGCCTGCCCGAAAACACACCAGACTTGATCAAATCATTGCAGCCGACGTTTATTTTGACCGAATCGACGGGAGATAGCGCTGCTTTTTCCAAGGTTGCACCTACTCTTGCGCTTCCATGGCTGGATCATGATGTATTTGGTCATTTGAACATACTAGCCGACGTGCTTGGCTTGAAAGACCAGGCACACCTGTGGCTCAAGCAGCATGAACAGAAGGTTCTGAAGGCGAAGCGATGCATCGATGCTCATATTCAGAAGAAAGAAACATTCTTGATCCTCAATGTGCGTCCACAGAGCCTATTGGCATACGGTGCCAGAAATATCGGGCATGTGCTGTACAAATCCTTGAAGCTGACGCCACCCAAAATGATTCAAGAAGAGTTAACACGCAACCCCAATTTCTGGGCAACCCCCATCAACGAGGATCAATTAAGCCAATACGCAGCAGATTGGCTGTTCGTTCATATTTTTGATGATGATCTCTCACGGGCACACTTCCTGGAGTTGATGAAACAGGATGTCTGGCAACGAATTCCTGCTGTACAAAAAGGGCAAGTGGTTATTCTTAACCCGATTTGGTTCTCGTATGATCCCCTCTCCCTCGACATCCAGCTGGAAGAGGCCGTCCAAATTTTGACCCATGCAAACACCGCCAAATTATCCAAAGAAAAACGGAACATTCTCCATGGATGA
- the cls gene encoding cardiolipin synthase produces MALSEKIIVIVTIGNLILGAVLIFMERRNIAATWAWLMVLLFLPGIGFIVYLIFGHKLSKKKLYRLKEGEFSHFRAAVDRQKQLLAHGELQVNDPEMEKHRDMIFMNVVSDGAYYTQDNTIQVFKEGHSLFELMFKQMEEAREHIHLLYYILNDDDLGKQLIQLLTKKAQEGVEVRLLYDAVGSSGVSSRFLRPLVEAGGEVASFFPAKIPFLNFRVNFRNHRKLTIIDGKIGYIGGFNIGDEYLGKDKKLGYWRDTHLLIEGRAVYMLQARFFLDWNLSAPKRMHESLAYFPELHEAEGTIGVQIVSSGPNSEKEQIKHAFLKMIYKARKKIYLQTPYFVPDESMLTALKMAAMSGVDVRVMVPGRPDHLLVFWATHSYLGDLLKSGVRCFLYEKGFMHAKAIVVDTQLSSVGTANVDIRSFKLNFETNAFMYDSQMAKELEELFVSDLADCREMTLGEYVNRPLRLRLLESLARLLSPLL; encoded by the coding sequence ATGGCGTTGTCCGAAAAGATAATTGTGATAGTAACAATAGGTAACCTGATTTTGGGTGCCGTTCTTATTTTCATGGAGAGGCGTAACATTGCGGCAACCTGGGCCTGGTTGATGGTTTTGCTGTTTTTGCCGGGTATTGGGTTTATTGTTTACCTGATTTTTGGACATAAGCTAAGCAAGAAAAAGCTGTATCGGCTCAAGGAAGGGGAGTTTTCCCATTTTCGAGCTGCGGTTGATAGACAAAAGCAGTTGCTTGCCCATGGTGAACTACAAGTGAACGACCCGGAAATGGAGAAACACCGCGACATGATTTTCATGAACGTGGTAAGTGATGGAGCGTATTATACGCAGGATAATACCATTCAGGTTTTTAAAGAAGGTCATAGTCTGTTCGAGCTCATGTTCAAACAGATGGAGGAAGCACGGGAGCATATACATTTGCTCTACTACATTTTGAATGACGATGATTTAGGGAAACAGCTCATTCAACTGTTGACGAAGAAGGCACAGGAGGGTGTCGAGGTTCGATTGCTCTATGATGCGGTAGGTTCCTCTGGTGTCTCCTCCCGATTTTTGCGCCCATTGGTAGAAGCGGGGGGAGAAGTCGCCTCCTTTTTCCCGGCGAAGATTCCATTCCTGAATTTTCGGGTCAACTTCAGGAATCATCGCAAGCTGACGATTATTGATGGCAAGATCGGCTACATTGGAGGCTTCAACATCGGGGATGAATACTTGGGCAAGGATAAGAAGCTGGGGTATTGGCGTGACACCCATTTGCTGATTGAGGGAAGAGCGGTGTACATGCTGCAAGCACGCTTTTTCCTGGACTGGAATTTGTCTGCACCGAAAAGAATGCATGAGTCACTCGCGTATTTTCCAGAGCTTCATGAGGCCGAGGGTACGATTGGCGTTCAGATTGTATCGAGCGGGCCAAACTCGGAAAAAGAGCAAATCAAGCATGCCTTTTTGAAGATGATTTACAAGGCACGGAAGAAGATTTACTTGCAGACGCCTTATTTCGTTCCCGATGAAAGTATGCTGACCGCACTGAAAATGGCGGCAATGTCCGGGGTAGATGTGCGGGTGATGGTTCCGGGAAGGCCAGATCATTTGTTGGTATTCTGGGCAACTCACTCTTATCTCGGCGATTTGTTAAAGAGCGGTGTGCGCTGCTTCCTCTACGAAAAAGGCTTCATGCACGCCAAAGCCATCGTGGTCGATACCCAGTTGTCGTCTGTGGGAACGGCCAATGTCGATATTCGCAGCTTCAAGCTGAATTTCGAGACGAATGCGTTTATGTACGATTCGCAGATGGCAAAGGAGCTGGAGGAACTGTTCGTCTCCGATCTGGCTGATTGCCGGGAAATGACATTGGGAGAGTATGTGAACCGACCACTGCGTTTGCGCTTGCTGGAATCGTTGGCGCGGCTGTTGTCTCCGCTTTTATAA
- a CDS encoding RNA polymerase sigma factor: MDEWELIAKCQEGEPEAFEQLVKPYLAMAYRTAYLIIHDKHLAQDAVQEGLIEAYQHIDRLDPKRGVAFRNWLYRIITFRALNLVRKQKPAVEYEEMIPEEALTPLDNVIQREEQRQIWQAIRSMKAEHRAVIILYYYEGFSVSEIAKITGSFEGTVKSRMHKARKLIAQQLDKNCKGSDFLREGAMTHD; encoded by the coding sequence GTGGATGAGTGGGAGTTGATTGCCAAATGCCAAGAGGGCGAGCCTGAGGCCTTTGAACAATTGGTCAAGCCCTATCTGGCGATGGCATACCGGACAGCGTATTTGATCATTCATGACAAGCATCTGGCGCAGGACGCGGTTCAGGAAGGGCTCATCGAAGCGTATCAGCACATAGACCGACTCGATCCAAAAAGGGGAGTGGCCTTTCGCAATTGGCTATACCGGATCATTACGTTTCGGGCTCTGAATCTGGTTCGCAAGCAAAAGCCTGCTGTGGAATACGAAGAGATGATCCCGGAAGAGGCGCTAACGCCGCTGGACAACGTGATCCAGCGAGAGGAGCAGAGGCAAATATGGCAGGCGATTCGCAGCATGAAGGCGGAGCATCGCGCGGTCATTATTCTTTACTATTACGAGGGCTTCAGCGTGTCGGAGATCGCCAAAATTACGGGTTCCTTTGAGGGGACGGTCAAATCGCGGATGCATAAGGCGAGGAAGCTGATTGCGCAGCAATTGGACAAGAATTGCAAAGGATCTGATTTTTTGCGGGAAGGGGCAATGACTCATGACTAA
- a CDS encoding Rv0361 family membrane protein yields MKKSAKAAAILLLGAIVVTGGIWTSNTYASVNEENEVKETVQIYLEALENGDTPTMVEYTIDERFDNDKDKQKVYESFGTQKMDIDMDSVSVEKIEDEKMSVTFHYSNEHVSEDITLPVVKENDQWKVVIENTR; encoded by the coding sequence ATGAAAAAGTCTGCTAAAGCTGCTGCAATTCTACTACTTGGGGCTATTGTGGTTACTGGCGGTATTTGGACTTCCAACACTTACGCTTCGGTTAATGAGGAAAATGAAGTAAAAGAAACGGTTCAAATCTATTTGGAAGCTCTTGAGAACGGTGACACTCCAACTATGGTTGAATACACAATTGATGAGCGCTTTGATAATGATAAAGACAAACAGAAAGTGTACGAAAGTTTTGGTACTCAAAAGATGGATATAGATATGGATTCCGTATCGGTAGAAAAGATTGAAGATGAAAAAATGAGTGTTACGTTTCATTATTCGAACGAACATGTTTCGGAAGATATAACTCTTCCAGTTGTTAAAGAAAATGATCAATGGAAAGTAGTAATTGAAAATACAAGATAG
- a CDS encoding ABC transporter substrate-binding protein — protein MKRLRIRAWLPGLMILSLFLLTACGQTASPNPTAPAQENKSSETRVLKHTKGEATIPVKAQRVVALQYLGPMLALGVKPIGAVKGHMEGPDMEPLVSGIEVVGDYDAYNLEKILELQPDLILTGTEIEEQVYEKLTKIAPVVAIAFDQYDVYGHVQKVAEALGREEEGKAWEQKYKAKVEEARKLVHAKVGKDETVAALNVRAKTIKMYGARNMGHVLYNDLQLIPPPLIKSEIDKDPLFWSKDVSMELLPEYAADHIFLMLFPGEDAAQYLKEIEQSSLWKNLPAVKKNQVYVVNVDRWLGYDPILIEKQLDEAVQDLTGAKK, from the coding sequence ATGAAACGATTACGCATACGAGCTTGGTTGCCCGGATTGATGATTCTTTCCTTGTTCTTGCTCACGGCATGCGGCCAGACAGCCAGCCCCAATCCAACGGCACCTGCCCAAGAAAATAAAAGCAGCGAGACTCGTGTCCTGAAGCACACAAAGGGTGAAGCCACCATTCCTGTGAAAGCTCAGCGCGTCGTAGCCTTGCAATATTTGGGCCCCATGCTTGCCCTTGGGGTGAAGCCAATCGGTGCAGTGAAGGGACATATGGAAGGTCCAGACATGGAGCCACTGGTTAGTGGAATCGAAGTCGTGGGAGATTATGATGCCTATAATCTGGAAAAAATCCTCGAGTTGCAGCCTGACTTGATCCTCACCGGTACCGAAATCGAGGAACAGGTATATGAAAAGCTGACAAAAATTGCGCCTGTCGTGGCGATCGCCTTCGATCAATATGATGTCTACGGGCATGTACAAAAGGTAGCGGAAGCGCTAGGTCGCGAGGAAGAAGGAAAGGCTTGGGAGCAGAAGTACAAAGCAAAGGTGGAAGAAGCACGTAAGCTGGTCCATGCCAAGGTCGGGAAGGACGAGACCGTTGCAGCATTAAACGTCCGTGCGAAAACGATCAAAATGTACGGTGCTCGCAATATGGGCCATGTTTTGTACAACGATCTTCAATTGATTCCACCGCCACTCATTAAGAGCGAGATCGATAAAGACCCACTGTTCTGGTCAAAAGACGTGTCTATGGAGCTTTTACCGGAATATGCAGCCGACCATATTTTCCTGATGCTGTTCCCGGGAGAGGATGCCGCTCAGTATTTGAAAGAAATCGAGCAAAGCAGTCTGTGGAAGAACTTGCCCGCTGTCAAAAAGAATCAGGTTTACGTAGTCAATGTGGATAGATGGCTTGGCTACGACCCCATTCTGATTGAAAAGCAGCTGGATGAAGCTGTGCAGGATTTGACTGGAGCCAAGAAATAA
- a CDS encoding HAD family hydrolase, whose product MSHRKVQPKTWWLTMLMIVALLAMQMPALAKDTNVQMLDKGKWAPATYQAVHEMIEKNGIKSASYNAKKKPYAVFDWDNTSIMHDTEEALLVYQINHLAYKLTPEEFGKVIRTNVPEGPFSDSYKNVDGKPVTLDAIATDLVADYTYLYQNYQGLKGTKSLEEVTATEQFTDFKAKLFFLYEAINDTHSTSIGYPWILYLFTNMTVEEVQQLAEASNDLGLGMAIEKVTWTSPKSLAGKAGVVKASHTTGLRLTSEVANLMNTLRANGIDVYVVSASLEDVVRVFATLPKYGYNLPAENIIGMRLKTENGRITNVYQPDYPITVGHGKTEVIQNVLVKKYGHGPIFIAGDSNGDFEMMTELDSVKLALVVNRVKGGKIGQQITKGAEQMGKANPTVVLQGRDENTGMWIPSEATIRLGQKEPQLVAK is encoded by the coding sequence ATGTCACACAGAAAAGTACAACCCAAAACGTGGTGGCTGACCATGCTGATGATCGTCGCTCTACTCGCGATGCAGATGCCAGCATTGGCCAAGGACACCAACGTGCAGATGCTCGACAAGGGGAAATGGGCACCTGCGACTTATCAAGCCGTCCACGAAATGATTGAGAAAAACGGCATCAAGAGTGCCTCCTACAATGCCAAAAAGAAACCGTATGCCGTTTTTGACTGGGACAATACGAGCATTATGCATGACACAGAGGAAGCGCTGCTTGTTTACCAGATCAACCATTTGGCTTACAAGCTCACACCAGAAGAATTCGGGAAGGTCATCCGCACGAATGTACCAGAAGGACCGTTTTCCGATTCGTATAAAAATGTCGACGGCAAGCCTGTCACACTCGATGCCATCGCGACTGATCTCGTAGCAGACTACACGTACTTATATCAAAATTATCAAGGTCTTAAAGGAACGAAGTCGCTGGAGGAAGTGACAGCAACAGAGCAATTCACAGATTTCAAAGCCAAGCTGTTTTTCTTGTATGAAGCGATCAACGATACGCACAGCACCTCGATTGGCTATCCGTGGATCCTCTACCTCTTCACGAACATGACAGTGGAAGAAGTGCAACAGTTGGCGGAAGCATCCAATGATCTTGGCCTGGGCATGGCGATTGAAAAAGTAACCTGGACAAGCCCGAAATCGTTGGCAGGCAAAGCAGGCGTGGTGAAAGCCTCCCATACAACAGGACTCCGCCTCACTTCCGAAGTAGCAAACCTGATGAACACACTGCGTGCCAATGGCATCGACGTATATGTCGTGAGTGCCTCCTTGGAGGATGTTGTTCGTGTTTTCGCTACTCTCCCGAAATATGGCTACAATCTCCCAGCGGAGAACATCATCGGCATGCGTCTGAAAACAGAAAACGGACGGATCACAAATGTGTACCAGCCTGACTACCCGATCACGGTAGGCCACGGCAAGACGGAAGTGATCCAGAATGTATTGGTGAAAAAGTATGGTCATGGCCCTATCTTCATCGCAGGCGATAGCAACGGTGATTTCGAGATGATGACTGAACTCGACAGTGTAAAACTCGCGCTCGTCGTGAACCGCGTCAAGGGCGGAAAAATTGGGCAGCAAATTACCAAAGGTGCTGAGCAAATGGGCAAAGCAAACCCGACTGTAGTCCTGCAAGGACGTGACGAGAACACGGGTATGTGGATTCCGAGCGAAGCCACGATCCGACTTGGGCAAAAAGAGCCGCAGTTGGTCGCGAAATAA
- a CDS encoding YjgB family protein, with product MRSVVDLPKICRNALLIVVLSSMTLLGCSNIFEKTEDIAVNSAQSDTLEKVKNGQLEGVLIGIGATKKEVLDKIGTPVKSGNSEYGFTVNYEGFHLQFEDYAKSIDEVKDTSKVVLMNAEPKTVGMTGKPEEIKRTLGEPSREFMDDSGDHTFILEYENNGNLLRFTFDSKESPVKYVTLRVQ from the coding sequence ATGAGGAGCGTGGTTGATCTGCCTAAAATATGTCGTAATGCTTTGCTTATTGTAGTTCTTAGCTCAATGACTTTACTTGGCTGCTCCAATATATTTGAAAAAACTGAAGATATCGCTGTTAATTCTGCCCAATCGGACACTTTGGAGAAAGTAAAAAATGGGCAATTAGAAGGTGTCTTAATTGGCATCGGAGCAACAAAGAAAGAGGTTTTGGATAAAATCGGAACTCCCGTCAAGAGCGGAAATTCTGAGTATGGATTCACAGTAAATTATGAGGGTTTTCATTTACAATTCGAAGACTATGCTAAATCAATTGATGAAGTAAAGGATACGAGTAAAGTCGTCCTAATGAATGCCGAACCAAAGACTGTTGGAATGACTGGAAAACCTGAGGAAATCAAAAGAACCTTAGGAGAACCCTCTAGAGAGTTTATGGATGACTCAGGTGATCATACGTTTATATTGGAATATGAAAACAATGGAAACCTACTAAGATTTACGTTTGATTCAAAAGAAAGTCCAGTAAAGTATGTTACCCTTCGAGTCCAATAA